Proteins encoded in a region of the Candidatus Brocadia sp. genome:
- the mreD gene encoding rod shape-determining protein MreD gives MRWLTFFCILFCISLFQSTMIHWINLGSAVPDLYFPFVVFYSFLTDVKRNTLANWFTGFSKDLFSEGSLGINSIFFVALGFFIWSFREILFRGHLVTQILITFIFSVLYNVLYALHISVSFHSLRLPSTLWIIFSCSFYTAMLVPVLFWIFNKFQPTRKLFFNQG, from the coding sequence ATGCGGTGGCTTACATTTTTTTGTATCCTCTTTTGTATCTCTCTCTTTCAGTCAACCATGATACATTGGATTAATCTCGGGTCGGCGGTACCCGATTTGTACTTTCCTTTCGTAGTATTTTATTCCTTTCTCACAGATGTAAAAAGAAATACCCTTGCAAATTGGTTCACGGGCTTTTCAAAAGATTTATTTTCGGAAGGAAGCCTAGGAATAAATTCCATATTTTTTGTTGCTCTCGGTTTTTTTATCTGGTCCTTCAGAGAAATACTGTTTCGTGGACATCTGGTTACCCAGATTCTTATCACATTTATCTTTTCCGTCCTATACAACGTACTTTATGCACTGCACATCTCGGTCTCTTTTCATTCCCTCCGTCTTCCGTCAACACTCTGGATAATCTTTTCCTGCTCTTTCTATACAGCCATGCTTGTCCCTGTCCTGTTTTGGATAT
- the mreC gene encoding rod shape-determining protein MreC → MRTSTPSFSDLIKNPLATIITLLAVSLVLLFLPPKLSNRIKMTCVAPVRPIQWATCFCSNSASNFFDRVISAWQDTHRKKQLEEQVSQFKNQLVEQQDTIYKLQSKLYTLSKFQAENKNAKTKLLPADIIGYDTSNLRKSIIINAGSKHGVKPDDIVVSNNALIGKITSVSGGNSAVQLITDPASRIPGRIVQTREQVIVEGDATILCKLKYVPRWAKLKPGDDIVSSDIGGFYPSSLPIATVVENKTKDGDLFQSVKALPKVNISKIESVLVIID, encoded by the coding sequence ATGAGGACATCCACTCCTAGTTTCAGCGATCTCATAAAGAATCCCCTTGCAACCATAATTACCCTTTTAGCAGTATCCCTGGTCTTGCTGTTTTTACCGCCAAAACTTTCAAATCGTATTAAAATGACCTGTGTTGCCCCTGTCAGACCAATACAATGGGCAACCTGTTTCTGCAGTAATTCAGCCAGTAATTTTTTTGACAGAGTCATCTCTGCGTGGCAAGACACACACAGAAAAAAACAACTGGAAGAACAAGTCTCCCAGTTCAAAAATCAACTTGTAGAGCAACAGGATACCATATACAAATTACAAAGTAAATTATACACCTTATCAAAATTCCAGGCAGAAAATAAAAATGCCAAAACAAAATTGTTACCGGCGGACATAATCGGATATGATACATCAAATTTAAGAAAAAGTATCATCATCAATGCCGGTTCGAAGCACGGTGTAAAACCCGATGACATAGTCGTATCAAATAATGCACTTATTGGAAAGATTACCTCGGTAAGCGGGGGAAATAGCGCTGTTCAACTTATTACAGATCCCGCGTCGCGTATACCCGGAAGAATTGTTCAAACACGGGAACAAGTCATTGTAGAGGGGGATGCTACGATTTTGTGTAAATTAAAATATGTGCCGCGCTGGGCAAAGTTAAAACCCGGTGATGATATCGTCTCTTCCGACATTGGTGGATTCTATCCATCTTCTCTGCCAATAGCTACGGTAGTGGAAAACAAAACAAAAGATGGCGACCTCTTTCAATCGGTAAAGGCATTACCAAAAGTAAATATTTCAAAGATCGAGAGTGTACTGGTTATTATAGATTAG